Proteins encoded in a region of the Dreissena polymorpha isolate Duluth1 chromosome 6, UMN_Dpol_1.0, whole genome shotgun sequence genome:
- the LOC127834211 gene encoding uncharacterized protein LOC127834211, with the protein MAYCWPVAPMTLVIPQPKQDRLKLFKIYHTISVIKHPIKVMLGIILNRLKSQAEEPLTEEQAGFRAGRSTLEQICHCSVIIKKLLRHQRELFNTFIDLKKACNRVWYCGIWHVMRGFNIDKEMMQAANTLRKR; encoded by the coding sequence ACACTGGTCATCCCCCAACCGAAACAGGACAGGCTGAAGTTGTTCAAGATTTACCACACCATCAGCGTTATCAAGCATCCCATCAAAGTCATGCTTGGAATTATCCTCAATCGATTGAAAAGTCAGGCCGAGGAACCTCTGAccgaagagcaggctggattcagagctgggcgGAGCACATTGGAACAGATCTGCCACTGCAGTGTCATAATTAAGAAACTCCTGCGACACCAACGAGAGCTCTTCAACACCTTCATCGACTTGAAGAAAGCTTGCAACCGCGTGTGGTATTGTGGCAtatggcatgttatgagaggATTCAACATAGACAAAGAGATGATGCAGGCAGCAAACACTCTTCGCAAACGTTAG